The following DNA comes from Teredinibacter haidensis.
AAATCGACGGCGCCAGCCAAGGCAGGGTCTGTGCCGGCGACTAAGGCTTCTGCTTAGCTAATCCCAATCTGGTTAATAGTTGACTAAAATGGTTGGTTAAATGGATAATTGCCTCTCCGTAGTATTCGCTACTGTATAAGGTATGTGTCCCAACATGAGTCAAGCGCAAACATTTACTCCCGAACCCCTGCTGGTAACCGAAAGTGCGGTGGCCAAAGTGAAGGGGTTAATTGACGAGGAAGGCAATTCCGACCTTAAGCTGCGAGTGTACGTCACTGGTGGTGGCTGCTCGGGGTTTCAGTATGGTTTCGCTTTTGACGAGGCCTGTGCGGAAGACGATGCCCGCATCGAAAAAGAGGGTATCACGGTGGTGGTGGATGCCATGAGTTACCCTTATCTGGTTGGTGCTAGGTTGGATTACCAGGAGGGGTTGCAAGGTTCGCGCTTCACTGTCGAAAACCCCAATGCTGCTTCCACCTGTGGCTGCGGCTCATCTTTTTCTATCTAGCTAGCCTATCGTGGGGCAGTATTGTGAAGCCATACTGCCCTTATTCCCAGTTACTCTCCATCTCAATAGTGGTACTCGGCTTGTGCTTTGTCAGCCAGGCTTTCGCCCAGGTTTTAGCTCCCCCTTCGAGTAGCCATTTCAACACCCCGCCTCCAACGTATTCCCCTGTCGAGCCGTTGCCGCAAGGCTATTTAGCAAGAATTCAGCTCAATTCTCCCGAAGAAGTAGGGCAAGCCCTGCTGCGGGCGGAGTTATTGTTTCGCGATGGAAAGGCTTTACATCCGGGCGAACCCTTGGCTTTTGTTCTGCATGGCCCGGAAGTCGCTATATTTTTCCGAGAGAATTATGAGCAATACAAACCAATCGTGGATTTGGCTGCACGCTTATCAGCACTGGAAGTGGTCGATGTTCGCGTGTGTCAAACGCGCATGGGTGTGCTTGGGCGTGACCCTTCCGTATTGCTGCCTTTTGTTGGAACCGTGCCTTTTGGGCCGACTGAGATTGAACGGCTGGTGAAGGACAAGCAATTTGTTTATTTCTAGACTAGAGTTTGCTACCGTGCGGCCCTGAGCTGGTCGGGCAATCGCGTTTGTGGGTTTTCGAACCTACAGCCGAGGAAAGTCCGGGCTCCATAGGGTAGAACGCCAGGTAACGCCTGGGGGGCGTGAGCCTACGGAAAGTGCAGCAGAGAGTAGACCGCCGATGGCCTTCGGGCACAGGTAAGGGTGAAAGGGTGCGGTAAGAGCGCACCGCGCAACTGGCAACAGTTTGTGGCATGGTAAACCCCGTTCGGAGCAAGACCAAATAGGAATCCTACAGGTGTGACCCGCACTGGATTCGGGTAGGTCGCTTGAGGTTTGTGGTAACGCAAGCCCTAGATGAATGATTGTCCACGACAGAACCCGGCTTACAGACCAGCTCTTTTTACTTAAAATACCGGTAGTTTCAGGGGGGCGAGATTGCTTTAACCCCTTTGGGCTACTAGTGTTGGTACAGAGTCTGATGATACAAGAAAAATACGTTCCGCACCCACCTCCTGTTTGATTGAGACGCTTGTTTTGTTTCTCTTGTTCGGCTTACATACTTTAGTCTTATTGCTTGATTGATCACCAGCTGCGAGGATTGCTGGTTGCACTATATTGGCTCATGGTTAGGTTATACAAGGGAAGCTCATGCTTGATGTTATCTGGAACCCGGAATCCTGCGATCTTGTTGATATCAATATTCTCGGCGAGGAAATTGCGCGCCATCAGCGCAGCATGCTGGGTAGTGGGCAGGGTTTTTGGGAGTGGGATCTAGCCGCAAACAAATTGAGTTGGTATGGCACCTTCTGGCGTGAACTAGGGTATAACGAAGACGATATCCAAAACATGACCGAGCCGGAAGTTCTGCTGAATTTTATCCATCCGGAAGACCGTGCAGTTTTTGGTTCTGCCATGACCAAAACGATCACTGAAGGCGTTGGCATTGATGTCTGCTATCGCCTACGCAGTAAGATGGGGTACTACTTGTGGGTTCGTGTTACCGGCCAGGGTTTTCGTGATGAAAACGGTTGGACTCACCATGTCGCCGGCGTAAACCAGAATATTTCCCAGTTAAAACAAACCGAGCAGGCGCTTCGAGCCAGTGAAGAACGTTACGGTCGCATAATTGCCGGAACGCAGGATGGCGTGTGGGATTGGGATATTGAAACGGGTGAAATCGAATTTTCCGATATCTGCTGGGAGCAGTTGGGTTTTAGTGGCGCAGAGATAAAAGAGCAGAATTTACGTAAAATCTCCGACTGGGAAGCGCGGATGCCCGAGCGCGATGTCGAGCGTTTTAAAGAAGCGTTACGTGCGCACATTCTGGAAGGGCAGTCCTTCGATATTGAGTATCAAAGCACAGCCAAAGATGGTTCTATTCGCTGGATTCGTGCTCGTGCAGAGGCCTCTTATAATAAACAGGGGCGGGCGGTGCGGGTGTCGGGTAGTAATATGGATATTACCGAGCTGAAAAACACTCAGCTGGCCGTGGTCCAGGCAAAAGTAGCTGCAGAGAAGGCTAATCAGGCCAAGTCCGAATTTTTATCCAGTATGAGTCACGAACTACGTACGCCGTTGAATGCCATTCTTGGCTACGCACAGCTATTTGATTACGACGACAACCTTAACGGCGAGCAGCAGGATAATATTGTTGAGATCCGCAAAGCCGGGGCTCACCTGTTGCACTTGATTAATGAGGTGTTGGATCTGGCCAAGATCGAAGCCGGACGTATGACGCTTTCGTTGGAGCCGGTGATTCCTAATCGTGCTCTCGATGATTGCTTGAAGCTGGTTCAGCCACTGGCGGAAAAGAAACGTGTAGAGATTGTCGTGCACGCGGGCACCTTTGGCAACACCCCTATTTTTGCCGACAATACGCGTTTGAAGCAGGCACTAATAAATTTAATATCCAATTCAATTAAATACAATCGTGAAAAAGGCAGAGTGACCATTGCTTTGGAGCAGGGGGATCGCGAAGCCATGCGGATTATTGTGCGTGATACTGGCCTGGGAATTCCCGAAGAAATGCGAAGTCAGGTCTTTGAGCCCTTCAATCGCTTGAGCGCTGAAATGGGCGCTATAGAGGGGAGTGGTGTTGGGTTGGTGATCACCAAGCGTTTGGTCGAAATGATGAGTGGGCGCATTGGTTTCGAAAGTGTAGAGAACGTGGGCACCGAGTTTTGGATTGAGCTACCTCTGGCGAAAGAGGGGGACAAGGGCGTTACCCAGAGAGCTGAGGATGTGTTCTCATCCAAGCGCGGTGAACTGAAAGTGAGCGAATCCAGGCATATCCTTTACATTGAGGATAATCCTGCCAATACTCGTCTGTTTGCTAAAATCATTGATCGCTTCGACCTGTTGACCGTAAGCACCGTAATGGAGCCACTACTGGGCATTTACGAAGCGCGTACCGCACCACCGGACATTATTGTGCTGGATATCAATCTACCAGACTTGGATGGCTATGAGGTGCTGGAGGTTCTGCAGAATGATGCTCGCACCAAAGATATTCCTATTGTCGCGCTGTCGGCCAACGCCATGTCATTGGATGTACATAAGGGCCTGAAGGCCGGTTTTGTTGACTACTTAACCAAGCCCGTAGACGTCAATCGTCTTATTGAAGTATTTAATACGCATCTTGGTTAACGTCTAGAAATATTTTCGCTATATTCACTGTCGTTATATGCTTCTTGGGTATATCCCGCACTGATTAATAATCCCAAATATTCTTGCAGTTAAAGTAAATTCTAGGAATTCACTTTAACTGCTTGTATATGATTGTGTTTCTTCTTTTTGTCGTTTCCTCCCGCTGTGTATGCATCCTGTAAAACTCTCAGAATTTCAATAGCTTAGCGAAACTTTTGCTCTCCATTTCCTTGACTTTGGCTCCCTGCGAAATATAGTGTTCAAAAGTGGTGTAAAGTGGATTAATGTGGGGTAAAGTGGGTAGATAAGCAATTTAACGTTATACTTCTCCGAGGTATTCCCAATTCAGTGCTTTATTTGCCGCTTTGAATAAACCGATAAACGCGTCTCAACCTTGACGTAATAAGGAAGAGAGACAGGAGGAAAGAGTGTTTCAGGGCAGTCACGCTATCAATATGGACGCCAAAGGGCGCATGGCTATTCCGGCTAAATACCGGGATTCGCTGGCAAGTGCCTGTGGTGGCCGTATTGTTATGACAGCTCACACTCAGGATCGCTGTGTGTTGGTTTATCCAGAGCCAGAGTGGCAGACCATTCTGCCGAAAATCGAAGCACTTCCCTCTTTCAACAAAGCATCACTTAGAGCGCAGCGATTGTTAATCGGCTACGCCTGCAGTCTTGAGCTGGATGGTAATGGTAGGGTGTTGGTTCCGCCAACTCTGCGCGACTACGCTGGTTTAGAAAAAAAAATGATGCTCGTTGGTCTCGGCAAAAAGTTTGAGCTCTGGAGTGAAGAGGCCTGGTTGGCCTCGGTGGCAGATATGGACAGCGATGAAGATCTGCCGGAAGAAATGATGACACTCTCTCTATAGAGATCCAAAGCTATGACAGGTACGCCACACTATTCGGTTCTATTGCAGGAATCGGTTGATGCATTGATTACCAATCCGAACGGCCTCTATGTGGATGGCACTTTTGGGCGTGGTGGTCACAGTCGCGCAATTCTCAATCGTCTCGGGCCGCGAGCGCGGCTGGTTGCGTTTGACAAAGATCCGGATGCAGTGAAGGTTGCTAGTGTTTTGCGGGCTGAAGATGAGCGCTTTCATATCGTGCACGATTCGTTTGCACATTTGGAACAGGTGACAGGTTTTTTACACGACCGTGATGATGAAAGGGTTGATGGTGTATTGCTTGATCTCGGGGTTTCTTCTCCGCAATTGGATGTTGCCGAGAGAGGTTTTAGTTTTATGCAGGATGGTCCGTTGGATATGCGTATGGACAACAGCCGGGGGCAAACGGCAGCTCAGTGGTTGAACACTGCGGATGAGGCGGATATTGCGTTTGTTTTGCGGGAGTATGGAGAAGAGCGATTTTCAAAGCGTATGGCGAATGCTGTTGTTAAGGAACGAGTGAAAAAGCCTTTTGAAACCACAGCGCATTTTTCCCGGGTGATCACAGAGGCGAATCCGCGTTGGGAAAAAGGTAAAAATCCAGCGACTAGGGCTTTTCAGGCGGTAAGAATTTTTATCAATCGGGAATTGGAAGATTTGGAAACCGCTTTATCCGGCGGTGTAAATCTGCTCTCCAGCGGTGGCCGCTTTGTGGTGATTAGTTTCCACTCGTTGGAAGACCGAATGGTAAAGCGTTTTTTTCGCGAGCAGTCCCGCGGAAAAACTCTACCCAGAGGTTTGCCGGTAACGGAAGATATGCTGAATAAAACGCTTAAAACTATTGGCAAAGCGGTTAAGGCTGGTGATAGTGAATTACTGGAAAATATTCGTTCAAGAAGCGCGGTTTTGCGAGTGGCAGAAAAATTATAAAGTCCATTATACAAAACTAGTAAATAGCGACGGTAAAACAAGTACGTAATTTTGTGGAGAAAAAGGGTCGGTGAAGTCGCTACTGATAATAATGTTGTGGTTGAGTTGCGTGTGCTCTGCACTTGGCGTTGTGTATTCGGCCTATAGTGCGCGCCAGGCGACCCAGGAACTGGAGTCTTTAAGGCGGGAGTCCAGTAGTTTGCAGGTGGAGTCCGGGCAGTATTTGTTGGAGAAAAGCACCTGGGCGGCCTATTCCCGTGTGGAAAAAATTGCTGTCAATGAACTGAATATGAAAGTTCCTGCATCCAATAAAACAATATTAGTCTTTAAGAAGTAATAGAAATAATGAAACGAGAACTGCAAATGTCCTTTTGGCGATTTTGGTTGTTGGGTGGAATGCTGGTCATTCTGCCTGGCCTGCTCGTCTGGCATTTGGCAAATTTGCAGGTTATTCCCTCTGCAGATAAAGGTTTTGAATTCTTGCAGAGCGAAGGTGAGGCGCGCACTTTACGGAGCGAAATTTTGCATGCCTATAGGGGCGTTATCACTGACCGCAATGGTGAGTTATTGGCGGTAAGTACGCCCGTAACGTCTATTTACGCAAATCCACAATTTCTAAAAGAAGAAGAGCACAGTGTTCTCGCTTCAGCACTGGATATTTCTACAAAGCAGCTACGTGAGCGCCTGAAGGTCTACGCTAACAAACAATTTGTCTACCTAGCTCGACATTTGCCCCCTCAGCAGGCAGATAAAATTTTAGCGAAAAAAATTCAAGGTATTTACGGGGAAACCGAATATCGTCGTTACTACCCTGCCGGAGAAGTGGTTGCCCATGTTGTAGGCTTTACTGATATTGAAGATCACGGTCAGGAAGGTGTGGAACTGGCGTTTGATGAGCACTTAGCTGGCGCAATTGGTTATAAGCGGGTACTAAAAGATTTAAAAGGCAATATCGTTAAAGAAAAGGGCCTGCTTAAAGCGCCGATTGCCGGCAGTAATTTATCGTTAAGTTTAGATTTACGTTTACAGTATTTGGCCTACCGTGAATTGAAGGCCGCTGTTGCCAAACAAAAAGCGAAATCCGGTTCTGTCGTTCTATTGGATGTTAAATCGGGGGAGATTTTGGCAATGGCTAATCAGCCCTCTTACAATCCAAACGATCGCCGTAATATAAAACCCGCACAGCTTCGCAATAGGGCAATTACTGATGTGTTTGAACCGGGCTCCACGGTTAAGCCTTTCACGATGATGGCTGCGCTGGAAAGCGGTCGTTATGCGCTAAAAGACACCATTAATACCAGCCCTGGTTATGTCATGGTTGGCAGTAAGGCGCTGCTCGATCCAAAAGATTACGGTGTTATGTCAATGACCAAAATTCTCACCAAATCCAGTCAGGTGGGGATAACCAAAATTGCGTTAAATATGGAGCCGCAGAGTATTCGAGAGCTGTTTTTTCGCGCAGGTATGGGGCAGAGTACAGGCATGGGTTTCCCTGGCGAAAGTGTAGGAGTGTTGCCAAACCGAAACCGCTGGCAGCCCATTGAGGTGGCAAATCTAGCGTTTGGATATGGGCTTAATGTCAATGCTGTTCAGTTGGCACAGGCTTATGCCATGATCGCTGATAAAGGGTCGTTCAAAAACGCTAGCCTAATTCAGGCCGATCAAGAGCCAATTCGAAACCAAATTGTTTCTCCTGGAATAGCGCAAAATATTACCGATATGTTGAAGACGGTACCACAACCTGGAGGAACAGCTACGCGCGCACAAATTCCTGCTTACCCAGTTGCTGGGAAAACAGGTACTGCCCATAAAGTGGGTGCGGAAGGTTATGTTGATGACAGGCATATTGCGTTGTTTGCCGGCTTTGCTCCAGCGGATAACCCTGAAGTGGTTGCTGTTGTGATTATTAATGAGCCTACCGATGGTAAGTATTTTGGTGGGGAAGCGGCTGCGCCGGTGTTTGCTACTATTGTCGAGGGCGCATTAAAAGTGCTGCGCGTTCCACCGCAAGTGGACAAGGCAATGATGGCGGGATTGTGATGGTAGATCCGTTAGCAAAAAATATGGGTTCATCCGATTGCTCTTTAAATGAGCTTCTGTCGGTTGTCGGTTGTGGCCCGTTATCGCAGCAGAACCCAAGCATTAAAAATATTGTACTAGATAGTCGACAGGTAAGTACTGGCAGCCTGTTTGTTGCGATAAAGGGAAGCGCGGTTGATGGTCGTGAGTATATTGGGGCGGCCATTCGTGCTGGCGCCGTTGCAGTTATCGCAGAGAGCAAAAGCTTTTCTGTGGAGTATTTCGACAACGTCGTAATTATCAATATTGAAAATTTGTGCGAAAAGCTGGGTCTTATTGCGTCGAAATTTTTTGGTGATCCGTCAGAAAAAATGCATGTGGTCGCTGTGACGGGAACTAACGGAAAAACAACTTGTGCGCAACTATTGCAACAGTTGTTCCAGTTGCTGGGAAAAAAATCGGCGACTATCGGTACCATGGGCTATGGGGCTGATTTATCGTTACTTGTTAGCACCGGATTAACCACGCCGGATGCGGTTACCTGTCAGCGAATTTTGAAACAGTTGCTCGATGATGGTGTTGAGTGCGTGGCTATGGAGGTTTCTTCCCACGCGATTGCACAATGTCGTCATGGTGGGATTCAGTTTGAGGGAGCAGTTTTTACCAACCTTTCGCGAGATCATTTGGATTACCACGGATCGATGGGCGATTACGCCGAGATTAAAGCGTCATTATTTCAGTCTACAGAGCACAAGTTTGTAATTACGAATTTAGATGATGACGTTGGTGCAGGCAGTATTCGTGATGCCGTCCCCGAAACCGTCGATTGCTTTGGTTACGGTCTGAAAACAAAAAAAGGGAACAGGGGTTTCGAAGGGGGGAGCGTATTTGCTGGCGAGCTGGATTTTTCGGAAAAGGGTATATGTGGCCATGTTGATTCTTGCTGGGGAGAGGGAGAGTTAAGTAGTCAGTTAATTGGTCAGTTCAACGCCTACAATCTTCTGGCTGTTATCTCGACGGCTTGCGCATCGGGTTATTCACTTGTTGAAGTATTGGAAAAAGTACCTTTGCTTGAGCCTATAGAGGGAAGGATGCAAAAGGTTCAAGTAGCTGGAGATATTGTTGTAATTATTGATTACGCACATACGCCAGATGCATTGGAGCAGGCGCTGAAGGCTGCGCGCGAACATACAGCTAAAAAATTATGGGTTTTATTCGGTTGCGGCGGTGACAGAGATAAAGGTAAGCGTCCGCAAATGGCTGCTATTGCAGAGGAGTATGCCGATAATATTGTGGTCACTTCAGACAACCCCAGGATGGAAGACCCAAAACGGATTATCGAAGACATTCTCGCCGGCTTTTCTTCGGTGGATAAAATTATTACTGAACCCGATAGAGCCGCTGCTATTTACTGGGCGGTAAACCAAGCCGCCTCCGGCGACATGGTGTTGTTTGCCGGGAAGGGGCACGAGAAATATCAGCTGGTGCAGGGTGAGAAATTATCGTTTAGTGATTACGACACAGCCTCTAGTGCGTTAAGGATGCGGGCGCAGAAAAATGCGGGGGGCCTGCAATGATGTTATCGGATTTGTGTTCGGCAGTAGACGGAAAAGTCATTGGCGCTGACACTGCCTTTGCCCGCGTTAGTACCGATACACGCTCAATCAAAAAGGGCGATTTGTTTTTTGCGTTGAAAGGGGCCAATTTTGACGCCCATCATTACCTTGTGCAAGCAGTGCAAGCTGGAGCTTGTGCCATAGTTGTGGAAAAAGAAAGTCCGCACGTTGCTGTTCCGCAATTACTTGTAGAAGACTGTTGTAACGCTCTGGGGCAGGCTGGGAGATTAAACCGGGAAGCCTATTGCGGAATGCTTGTGGCGATTACCGGTAGCAATGGAAAGACCACTGTGAAAGGTATGCTGAAAAGTGTTTTCTCTGAGCGAGGGCGTGTTTTGGCTACTGAGGGCAACCTGAATAATCATATTGGGGTGCCTCTAACGTTAATGAAGCTGGACGTTCATCACTCGTATGCAGTCTTAGAGGCTGGAACCAGCGGGAAAAATGAAATTGCGTATTTAACGTCGTTGATTCAGCCCGAGATCGCGCTTGTTAATAATATAATGTCCGCGCATCTTGAAGGGTTCGGATGTAAGGCTGCTATTGCAGAAGAAAAATCCGCTATTTATTCCAGTACGAAATTACGTATTGGTGTTGTCAATTTGAATAGTGCCTATTGTAGTGAATTTCTGCTGAAGCTAAAGGGAAAGACTGTAACAGGTTTTGCTCGTGTTGAAACCACAGAAGAGCTTGAACGGGTTGTCGCTAAGTTCGATAAAGCGGTTAATCGTTTAGTGTTGGCTCGAGTCTTAGTGAAAGATGATCGGGGGTGCAATCGTTTCGAGCTAATTGATGGCACTGAACAATCCTCGGTGACTTTACGGGTTCCTGGCTTACACAATGTGAATAACGCTTTAGCTGCGGCAGCTTGTGCTTTGTCCTGCGGTTTACCTTTGTCGGTTATTGTCGTCGGCCTCGAAAAATTTGCCGGTGAGTCTGGCCGTATGCAAACTGTAGCTTCAATATTGTGCGATCAGCTAGTCGATGATAGTTATAACGCAAATCCCGGCTCTATGCGAGCGGCCATAGATTTTTTGGCAGAGAAGGCAAAAAGCGTACTAATAGTAGGAGATATGGCTGAAGTAGGCAGTAATGCTGAGCAAGAACATTTTGCGATAGGCGATTACGCAAAAAAGAAAGGTATAAATACTGTAATAGCCGTTGGCCCTCTAAGTCGGTTTGTCGCTGAAGGTTATGGTGAGGGAGCTGTTTGGTTTTCCGGTCGAGAAGAGTTATTCGAAGGTTTGGGAAAGTTAAATTTCAAAAATAGTGTTGTTTTGGTAAAGGGATCGCGCAATTCCAGAATGGAGAAAGTTGTGCAGACACTGAAGCAAAGAGAGGAGGATTGCTGATGTTGGTGTGGCTGGCGGATTTTCTGCAGAATTTTATTAGTGGTTTCGGTGTCTTTAAATACCTGACCTTGCGTGGCATCCTCGGGATTATGACCTCGCTGGGTATTTCCATGATCATGGGGCCCTGGGTGATTCGTAAATTAAACCACTTACAGATTGGTCAGTCCATTCGTGACGATGGCCCGGAAAGCCACTTGAGTAAATCGGGTACGCCGACAATGGGCGGCACACTTATTCTATTTTCAATTGTGACATCAACTTTGATGTGGGCCGATCTCAGTAACCGTTATGTGCTGGTCGTGCTTTTCGTTACTGTGGCTTATGGCTTGATTGGCTGGGTTGATGACTATAGGAAAGTTGTAGAAAAAAATTCGCGGGGTTTGCCCGCCAAGTGGAAATACTTTTGGCAGTCGATTGTAGGCTTTGGTGTGGCACTGGTACTTTTCTACAGTGCCCAATCTCCAGTAGAAACCACACTTTATGTTCCGTTCTTTAAGAGTTTCGCCTGGGAAATGGGCGCGTTTTTTGTTGTGCTGACTTATTTTATGATTGTTGGTTTTAGCAATGCTGTGAACTTAACCGATGGTCTGGATGGTTTGGCCATAATGCCTACCGTAATGGTGGGCTCGGCATTGGGGATTATTGCTTACTTGAGTGGACACGCAAATTTTTCTGGGTATTTGCATATTCCTTATATCCCCGGTGCTGGAGAGCTAGTGATTTTCTGCGGAGCCTTGGCGGGCGCTGGTTTGGGTTTTTTATGGTTTAACACCTATCCTGCCCAAGTGTTTATGGGGGATGTAGGTGCCTTGGCGCTGGGCGCTGCGCTTGGTGTTATGGCGGTCATTGTTCGTCACGAGATCGTATTTTTTATTATGTCCGGTATTTTTGTGATGGAAACGGTATCGGTTATTTTGCAGGTAGCTTCCTTTAAGCTTACCGGGCGTAGAATATTTCGAATGGCTCCGTTGCATCATCACTTTGAGCTAAAAGGTTGGCCTGAACCCCGGGTAATTGTTCGTTTCTGGATTATTACCGTTATGCTGGTTCTGATTGGCTTGGCAACACTGAAAATTCGTTAACAGGGTATTGGCAATTTAATGAGTTCGCTACTAGCAACAGATAGAGTCACCATTGTATTCGGTTTAGGTATGACTGGCGTGTCTGTTGCGCGTTATCTAAGCCGAAAAAAACAAGCTTTTGTCGTTGTTGACACGCGCGCGAACCCTCCTGGGTTAAATCAATTGAAAGTGATTAATTCGAGAGTGGAGGTTATCACTGGGGAACTCAGTGAAGAAACGATTTTGTTAATGTCGAATGCCACCGAAATTATTATTAGTCCAGGGGTTTCACGTCATATACCAGCATTAAAAAACGCGATCGAAAAAGGCGTGTCTGTTATTGGTGATGTTGCCCTATTTTTGCGCGAGGCGAAGGCTCCGGTAATTGGAATTACCGGTTCTAACGGAAAAACAACGGTTACAACAATTGTTGGCGAAATAGCCGAGAAAGCGGGAGTTAATGTCCGCGTGGGCGGGAATATCGGCGTGCCAGCGCTGGATATACTGGGGTCTGATGTCGAACTCTATGTTCTGGAGCTGTCGAGCTTTCAATTGGAAAGCATTCCTTCTGCCGGTTTACATGTTGCCTGCCATTTGAACCTTAGCGAGGATCATATGGACCGTTACGACTCGCTTGCACAATATTGTATGGCTAAGCAGAGAGTTTTCTGGGGAGCAAAAAATGTCGTTTATAATCTGGACGAAAAACTGACTCAGC
Coding sequences within:
- the mraY gene encoding phospho-N-acetylmuramoyl-pentapeptide-transferase, translating into MLVWLADFLQNFISGFGVFKYLTLRGILGIMTSLGISMIMGPWVIRKLNHLQIGQSIRDDGPESHLSKSGTPTMGGTLILFSIVTSTLMWADLSNRYVLVVLFVTVAYGLIGWVDDYRKVVEKNSRGLPAKWKYFWQSIVGFGVALVLFYSAQSPVETTLYVPFFKSFAWEMGAFFVVLTYFMIVGFSNAVNLTDGLDGLAIMPTVMVGSALGIIAYLSGHANFSGYLHIPYIPGAGELVIFCGALAGAGLGFLWFNTYPAQVFMGDVGALALGAALGVMAVIVRHEIVFFIMSGIFVMETVSVILQVASFKLTGRRIFRMAPLHHHFELKGWPEPRVIVRFWIITVMLVLIGLATLKIR